One genomic window of Sarcophilus harrisii chromosome X, mSarHar1.11, whole genome shotgun sequence includes the following:
- the LOC116420363 gene encoding axoneme-associated protein mst101(2)-like — protein sequence MAPKKDPKKRPRKPQFEVGERVLCFRGPLLYEAECVKVSAKYRKVKYLVRYPNEGNDPVQAQGSGKPNETKAQGPEKAGEANKAQEPGKMSEVPGLPKASESSETSSVSESSEVYESSKVRVICEINTASRGPDKAAEATPKPTEPPKVRESRRARATRRAREAAQAREAPQARKVAEASDATAETSDATAETSDAATELREYDTEIWGAPLLLDAATQARDAAATKTLDAAAAQALDAAAVQTRDAAAACAAARARDAAATRAHDGAAASAGDAAAAPVRDAAAAPVRDAAAAPVRDAAAAPVRDAAATWGLDVADARAREAARTREAEAMQAPEDSPTREAARAREAIRARETARACEASAFRARDAAAVLAREAMRLCEVTAARALEAARTRDAIISHACEVAVTHGHEIAIARAREASWARDVAAARACEAARARDAAAAAQSREAARIRDVAAATQAREAAEAHATEAAARAREAAARAIEAAKARVREATEARIREAAEARAREAAEARACEAAEARVLEAAQARALEAAQARIREAAQARVREAAEARARQAAEARARQAAEARAREIAEVQAREAFAAHEAAEAREEAEARALEAADAAKTGDEAIKDKDQSTGPHAAKESPGVSKTPASRRGGRARRSRGAAKACNEATSHSATSQTPKFTEADETSVTQDAKAREAAKESTKVLETHSTRTIRKGRKSTKAREAAKDTQSQEVTKTFDETPKTHKATEVRETRRARAIREAQEAAKASPETDKVRPTRKARKSRTPDQTTEVRETRLARLIRESREAATARETPKTPEVHKAAEAGDHLKDSKSQESQKATKAVQASKCHKSPETGEITEASEASEAGKESFGGKGKGKAKGKRKGKDKVRADTEDDDFASEDPLQTPAGWDDEWVPESRLLKYSETNLQKQKELFQASQLKSVKGKEAGTALGKRPSRGPRRNLTANSGEGPSASTQVYRRNQHECSVSRGAGTREGCCSSQSEQCRPRAGQQRRAYVKKTDFKITIPAELKPWLVQDWNLITDQKKLFHLPAQKTVESILQDYERYERSNANSEDKIYAVPEVVAGIKAYFNFMLGTHLLYKFEKPQYAAISASKRGVPVSQIYGAPHLLRLFVKIGDMLSYTFFDAHSTNLLLRYLHDFVNYLARNHEALFNSDDYELASPEYIQNAEAEPSHT from the coding sequence ATGGCACCCAAGAAAGACCCCAAGAAGCGCCCCAGGAAGCCCCAGTTTGAGGTTGGGGAGCGAGTATTGTGTTTCCGAGGGCCCCTTCTTTACGAGGCAGAATGTGTCAAAGTGTCTGCCAAGTACAGGAAAGTCAAGTACCTCGTTCGCTACCCCAACGAGGGAAATGACCCTGTGCAAGCTCAGGGGTCTGGAAAGCCGAACGAGACCAAAGCCCAGGGGCCCGAAAAAGCCGGCGAGGCCAATAAGGCCCAGGAGCCAGGGAAGATGAGTGAAGTCCCAGGGTTACCCAAGGCTAGTGAAAGCAGTGAAACCAGTTCGGTCTCTGAAAGCAGTGAGGTCTATGAATCCAGTAAGGTCCGTGTTATCTGTGAGATAAATACAGCCAGCCGGGGCCCCGATAAAGCCGCTGAGGCAACTCCCAAACCCACGGAGCCCCCAAAGGTTCGGGAAAGCCGTAGAGCTCGTGCAACCCGCAGAGCCCGCGAAGCCGCCCAGGCCCGCGAAGCCCCCCAGGCCCGCAAAGTCGCAGAGGCCAGCGATGCCACTGCCGAGACCAGTGACGCTACTGCCGAGACCAGCGACGCTGCCACCGAGCTCCGTGAGTATGATACAGAGATCTGGGGAGCTCCGTTGCTCCTTGATGCCGCCACCCAGGCCCGTGATGCCGCAGCCACCAAGACCCTTGATGCGGCAGCCGCCCAGGCCCTTGATGCCGCAGCCGTCCAGACCCGTGATGCCGCAGCCGCCTGTGCAGCCGCCCGTGCCCGTGATGCCGCAGCCACCCGTGCCCATGATGGCGCAGCCGCCAGTGCCGGTGATGCCGCAGCCGCCCCGGTCCGTGATGCCGCAGCCGCCCCGGTCCGTGATGCCGCAGCCGCCCCGGTCCGTGATGCCGCAGCCGCCCCGGTCCGTGATGCCGCAGCCACTTGGGGCCTTGATGTTGCAGACGCCCGTGCCCGTGAAGCCGCCAGAACCCGTGAAGCTGAAGCCATGCAGGCCCCAGAAGACAGCCCAACCCGTGAAGCCGCCCGAGCCCGTGAAGCCATTCGAGCTCGTGAAACCGCCCGCGCCTGTGAAGCCTCAGCCTTTCGGGCGCGCGATGCCGCAGCTGTCCTGGCCCGTGAAGCCATGCGACTCTGTGAAGTCACCGCCGCCAGGGCCCTCGAAGCCGCCCGAACCCGCGATGCCATAATCAGCCATGCCTGTGAAGTTGCAGTCACCCACGGCCATGAAATTGCAATTGCCCGGGCCCGTGAAGCCTCCTGGGCCCGTGATGTTGCAGCTGCCCGTGCCTGTGAAGCCGCCCGAGCCCGAGATGCCGCTGCAGCCGCCCAGTCCCGTGAAGCCGCCCGAATCCGTGATGTTGCCGCAGCCACCCAAGCCCGTGAAGCCGCCGAAGCCCATGCCACCGAAGCCGCCGCCCGGGCCCGTGAAGCCGCCGCCCGGGCCATCGAAGCCGCCAAAGCCCGGGTCCGCGAAGCCACCGAAGCCCGGATTCGCGAAGCCGCCGAAGCCCGGGCCCGGGAAGCCGCAGAAGCCCGGGCCTGCGAAGCCGCAGAAGCCCGGGTCCTCGAAGCCGCGCAAGCCCGGGCCCTCGAAGCCGCTCAAGCCCGGATCCGCGAAGCCGCGCAAGCCCGGGTCCGCGAAGCCGCCGAAGCCCGGGCCCGCCAAGCCGCCGAAGCCCGGGCCCGCCAAGCCGCCGAAGCCCGGGCCCGCGAAATTGCCGAAGTCCAGGCCCGCGAAGCCTTCGCAGCTCACGAAGCGGCGGAAGCTCGCGAAGAGGCGGAAGCCCGGGCCCTCGAAGCCGCAGATGCAGCCAAAACAGGTGACGAAGCCATTAAAGACAAAGATCAAAGCACCGGGCCTCATGCAGCCAAGGAGAGCCCTGGAGTCTCCAAGACCCCCGCAAGCCGTAGGGGGGGCCGTGCACGTAGGTCCCGGGGAGCCGCCAAAGCCTGCAACGAAGCCACCAGTCACAGCGCAACTAGCCAGACACCCAAATTCACAGAAGCTGACGAAACCAGTGTGACCCAAGACGCCAAGGCCCGTGAGGCCGCCAAGGAATCTACCAAAGTCCTCGAAACTCACAGCACCCGCACAATCCGTAAAGGTCGGAAATCTACCAAGGCCCGGGAAGCCGCCAAAGACACTCAGAGCCAAGAAGTCACCAAGACCTTTGATGAAACTCCCAAGACTCACAAAGCCACCGAGGTCCGTGAAACTCGAAGGGCCCGCGCAATCCGAGAAGCCCAAGAAGCCGCCAAAGCCTCGCCTGAAACCGACAAGGTGCGCCCGACCCGGAAAGCTCGTAAAAGCCGCACACCTGATCAGACCACAGAAGTTCGTGAAACTCGGTTGGCCCGTCTGATCCGTGAGTCCCGAGAAGCTGCCACAGCCCGCGAAACCCCCAAAACTCCAGAGGTCCACAAAGCTGCCGAGGCTGGGGATCATCTGAAGGATTCTAAAAGCCAGGAGTCCCAGAAAGCCACCAAGGCCGTTCAAGCCAGCAAGTGCCACAAATCCCCAGAAACCGGGGAAATCACTGAGGCCAGTGAGGCCAGTGAGGCCGGAAAAGAGTCATtcggggggaagggaaaggggaaggccAAGGGAAAGCGCAAGGGAAAAGACAAGGTGAGGGCTGATACTGAAGATGATGACTTTGCCTCTGAAGACCCTCTTCAGACCCCTGCAGGATGGGATGACGAGTGGGTTCCAGAAAGCAGATTACTTAAATATTCAGAAACCAATCTGCAGAAGCAGAAAGAACTTTTTCAAGCTAGTCAACTGAAATCAGTGAAAGGGAAAGAGGCAGGGACAGCTTTGGGGAAGAGGCCTTCGAGGGGTCCACGGAGAAATCTCACCGCAAATAGTGGTGAAGGCCCTTCAGCGTCCACACAGGTGTACAGAAGAAACCAGCATGAGTGTTCTGTAAGCAGAGGTGCCGGCACCAGAGAAGGGTGCTGTAGCAGCCAGTCAGAGCAGTGCAGACCACGAGCCGGGCAACAGCGAAGAGCATATGTGAAAAAAACGGACTTTAAAATCACTATCCCGGCAGAACTGAAACCATGGCTTGTGCAAGACTGGAACTTGATCACTGACCAAAAGAAGTTATTTCATCTCCCGGCCCAGAAGACAGTGGAGTCAATTCTGCAGGACTACGAACGTTACGAAAGGTCTAATGCCAACTCAGAAGATAAGATCTATGCTGTTCCTGAAGTTGTAGCCGGTATTAAAGCATATTTCAATTTCATGCTAGGCACTCATCTGTTGTATAAATTTGAGAAACCACAGTATGCTGCCATCTCAGCCAGCAAACGTGGTGTCCCGGTGTCCCAGATCTACGGAGCACCGCATCTGCTGCGATTATTTGTAAAAATTGGAGATATGCTGTCCTATACGTTCTTTGATGCTCATAGTACCAATTTATTGCTAAGGTATTTGCATGATTTTGTAAACTATTTGGCAAGAAATCATGAAGCTCTGTTTAATTCCGATGATTATGAGCTTGCTTCTCCTGAGTATATTCAGAATGCTGAAGCAGAGCCTTCTCATACTTAA